From Coffea arabica cultivar ET-39 chromosome 2e, Coffea Arabica ET-39 HiFi, whole genome shotgun sequence, the proteins below share one genomic window:
- the LOC113729367 gene encoding probable LRR receptor-like serine/threonine-protein kinase At3g47570 isoform X1, whose protein sequence is MERFHAYGCGIKGSIPDAIGNLSNLMILSLYGNHLSGPVPSTMEYLQNLQALGLSANQLGGSIPDCICKLKRLYQIDLGQNQFRGSMPSCLNNISSLGDIDFAGNLLNSSTPASLWNLTDLLTLNLSYNSLSGSLPYETGNLKVVTLLDLSGNHLNGNIPSSLGGLQSLAKLSLAQNKLQGPVPDSLNQMLSLEFLDLSNNNLSGTIPKSLETLLYLKYINLSFNYLRGEIPSSGPFENFTYESFMFNDDLCGAQRFHVPPCPSPRIHKSSQKKVFHMLGILSGIAATTIALTTAAILLLRCRRKDGISRNTDLLPMGLPKMISYYELVQATNGYDESNLLGKGGFGSKYKGILTDGTVVAMKVFTLLAEVTSGSFDTECEVLRNLRHRNLTKVIGSCSNLDFKALVLDYKSNGSLEKWLYSHNHCLDLLQRISIMMDVASALEYLHFGYTTPVVHCDLKPRNILLDESMVAHVSDFGMAKFLDEENSVLHTKTLATLGYLAPEYGLEGQVSTRVDVYSFGIVLMETFSRMKPSDEMFKDDLSLKSWIEESLPNATTQVIDANLLGWQDGHFNEKLECISVIFKLALSCCVECP, encoded by the exons ATGGAGAGATTCCATGCATATGGTTGCGGAATCAAGGGAAGCATTCCCGATGCAATTGGGAATTTGAGCAACCTAATGATTTTGAGTCTATATGGAAATCACCTGAGTGGGCCCGTTCCGAGCACAATGGAATACTTGCAAAATCTTCAAGCATTGGGTTTGAGTGCTAATCAATTAGGTGGTTCAATTCCAGATTGCATTTGCAAGTTAAAGAGATTGTACCAAATTGATCTGGGGCAAAACCAGTTTCGTGGGTCAATGCCATCATGCTTAAATAATATAAGTTCCTTGGGAGATATTGACTTTGCCGGGAACTTATTAAACTCAAGCACACCTGCTAGCTTGTGGAACCTCACTGATCTCTTGACGTTGAACCTGTCATATAATTCCTTGAGTGGCTCACTACCTTATGAAACTGGAAATTTGAAGGTAGTAACACTATTGGATTTGTCAGGAAATCACCTTAATGGGAATATTCCAAGTTCCTTAGGAGGCTTGCAAAGTTTAGCAAAGCTTTCATTAGCACAAAATAAACTTCAGGGACCTGTTCCAGACTCTCTCAATCAGATGTTAAGCTTGGAATTTTTGGATCTATCCAATAATAATCTATCAGGTACAATACCAAAGTCCTTGGAGACACTTTTATATCTCAAATACATTAATCTTTCTTTCAACTACTTAAGAGGAGAAATTCCCTCTAGTGGTCCTTTCGAGAACTTCACATATGAATCATTCATGTTTAATGATGACTTGTGTGGCGCTCAGAGATTTCATGTTCCTCCATGTCCTTCTCCTCGGATTCACAAATCCAGTCAGAAGAAAGTATTTCATATGCTAGGCATTCTATCAGGTATTGCAGCAACAACAATTGCTCTTACAACTGCTGCAATTTTACTTTTAAGATGCAGAAGAAAGGATGGGATTTCAAGAAACACTGATTTGTTGCCCATGGGATTGCCAAAAATGATTTCATACTATGAACTTGTGCAAGCAACCAATGGTTATGATGAAAGCAATTTACTTGGCAAAGGGGGTTTTGGATCTAAATATAAGGGTATTTTGACGGATGGGACAGTTGTAGCTATGAAAGTTTTCACTTTACTAGCAGAAGTCACTTCCGGGAGTTTTGATACAGAGTGTGAAGTTCTACGCAACCTTCGCCATAGAAACCTAACCAAAGTGATTGGTAGCTGCTCTAACTTGGACTTTAAAGCCTTGGTGCTTGATTATAAGTCCAATGGGAGCCTTGAGAAATGGTTGTACTCCCACAACCATTGCCTGGATCTGCTGCAAAGGATAAGCATAATGATGGATGTTGCTTCCGCATTGGAATATCTCCATTTTGGTTATACAACACCAGTGGTTCACTGCGATCTGAAACCTAGGAACATATTGCTCGATGAAAGTATGGTTGCTCATGTGAGTGATTTTGGTATGGCAAAGTTTTTGGATGAAGAAAATAGTGTTCTGCATACCAAGACACTTGCAACGCTTGGATACTTGGCACCAg AGTATGGACTTGAAGGGCAGGTGTCAACGAGAGTTGATGTGTATAGTTTTGGTATAGTTTTGATGGAAACCTTTTCAAGAATGAAGCCTAGTGATGAAATGTTCAAAGATGATTTGAGCCTGAAGAGTTGGATTGAAGAATCTCTGCCTAATGCAACAACTCAGGTTATAGATGCAAACTTACTGGGGTGGCAAGATGGGCATTTCAATGAGAAATTGGAGTGTATTTCAGTGATCTTCAAATTGGCTTTGAGTTGCTGTGTTGAATGCCCGTGA
- the LOC113729364 gene encoding uncharacterized protein has protein sequence MHRYSRIGELEFDPEIEKTARWLIKEAKLRRQQDSTSPSESEQEFVSSDSSSESKEEEVHIPRVAMAAPNTLRELATPNVNQQPLCITFPNTEEAFELKSGEDPHKHLKEFHVVCSTMKPQGVTEDHIKLRAFPFSLADKAKDWLFYLPSGSITTWEDLKRRFLEKFFPASRAANIRKEICGVRQANGKILYEYWERFKQLCTSCPHHQIPDQLLIQYFYEGLSPMDRSMLDAASGGALVNKTTDEATLLISTMTENSHQFGVRADGAIRRVNEVNHSDLEGKLSELTSLVRQMARGQLQSVKTCGICAAPGHMTDMCPTLQEDSPEQANIVGDFSGPPPRRNDPFAPNYNPEWRNHPNFSYASKPPGFQQHFQPRPPVQQPSTSNSNMSLEDMVKSLAQSTSQLQQ, from the exons atgcatCGATATTCTCGTATAGGAGAATTAGAATTTGATCCAGAGATCGAGAAGACTGCAAGATGGTTGATCAAGGAGGCAAAGTTGCGTAGGCAACAAGATTCAACGTCACCTTCAGAATCTGAGCAAGAGTTTGTTTCCAGTGATTCATCAAGTGAATCTAAAGAAGAGGAAGTGCATATCCCCCGAGTAGCAATGGCAGCCCCAAACACTTTGAGGGAGTTGGCAACCCCTAACGTGAACCAACAGCCATTATGCATTACATTTCCTAACACGGAAGAGGCATTTGAGCTTAAATCTG GTGAAGACCCACATAAACACTTGAAAGAATTTCATGTGGTGTGCTCCACAATGAAACCTCAAGGAGTCACTGAGGACCACATCAAGTTGAGAGCGTTCCCTTTCTCTTTGGCAGATAAGGCTAAAGATTGGTTATTTTACCTGCCATCAGGATCCATCACTACGTGGGAAGACTTGAAGAGAAGATTCCTCGAGAAATTTTTCCCTGCCTCTAGAGCCGCCAATATAAGGAAAGAAATATGTGGAGTTAGGCAGGCGAATGGGAAAATTCTATATGAGTACTGGGAGCGCTTTAAACAACTGTGTACCAGCTGCCCGCATCATCAAATCCCTGACCAACTCTTAATACAATATTTCTACGAGGGATTATCACCCATGGATAGGAGCATGTTAGATGCAGCCAGTGGCGGTGCTCTGGTTAACAAGACCACAGACGAAGCCACGTTATTGATCTCCACCATGACTGAAAATTCCCACCAATTTGGAGTGAGAGCTGATGGAGCAATAAGAAGGGTCAATGAAGTGAACCACTCTGACTTAGAGGGTAAACTGTCTGAGCTTACCTCTCTGGTGCGTCAAATGGCAAGGGGGCAATTACAATCTGTGAAGACTTGTGGTATCTGTGCTGCTCCCGGACACATGACTGACATGTGTCCAACTCTCCAGGAGGATTCACCTGAGCAAGCCAACATAGTGGGAGATTTTTCTGGACCACCTCCACGAAGGAATGATCCTTTTGCACCCAATTACAACCCAGAGTGGCGAAATCATCCTAACTTTAGCTATGCTTCAAAACCCCCTGGTTTTCAACAACATTTCCAACCACGGCCACCAGTGCAACAACCATCCACTTCCAATTCAAACATGTCTCTTGAAGATATGGTGAAGTCACTGGCCCAAAGCACGAGTCAATTACAGCAATAG
- the LOC113729367 gene encoding probable LRR receptor-like serine/threonine-protein kinase At3g47570 isoform X2 — MERFHAYGCGIKGSIPDAIGNLSNLMILSLYGNHLSGPVPSTMEYLQNLQALGLSANQLGGSIPDCICKLKRLYQIDLGQNQFRGSMPSCLNNISSLGDIDFAGNLLNSSTPASLWNLTDLLTLNLSYNSLSGSLPYETGNLKVVTLLDLSGNHLNGNIPSSLGGLQSLAKLSLAQNKLQGPVPDSLNQMLSLEFLDLSNNNLSGTIPKSLETLLYLKYINLSFNYLRGEIPSSGPFENFTYESFMFNDDLCGAQRFHVPPCPSPRIHKSSQKKVFHMLGILSGIAATTIALTTAAILLLRCRRKDGISRNTDLLPMGLPKMISYYELVQATNGYDESNLLGKGGFGSKYKGILTDGTVVAMKVFTLLAEVTSGSFDTECEVLRNLRHRNLTKVIGSCSNLDFKALVLDYKSNGSLEKWLYSHNHCLDLLQRISIMMDVASALEYLHFGYTTPVVHCDLKPRNILLDESMVAHVSDFGMAKFLDEENSVLHTKTLATLGYLAPVLMETFSRMKPSDEMFKDDLSLKSWIEESLPNATTQVIDANLLGWQDGHFNEKLECISVIFKLALSCCVECP; from the exons ATGGAGAGATTCCATGCATATGGTTGCGGAATCAAGGGAAGCATTCCCGATGCAATTGGGAATTTGAGCAACCTAATGATTTTGAGTCTATATGGAAATCACCTGAGTGGGCCCGTTCCGAGCACAATGGAATACTTGCAAAATCTTCAAGCATTGGGTTTGAGTGCTAATCAATTAGGTGGTTCAATTCCAGATTGCATTTGCAAGTTAAAGAGATTGTACCAAATTGATCTGGGGCAAAACCAGTTTCGTGGGTCAATGCCATCATGCTTAAATAATATAAGTTCCTTGGGAGATATTGACTTTGCCGGGAACTTATTAAACTCAAGCACACCTGCTAGCTTGTGGAACCTCACTGATCTCTTGACGTTGAACCTGTCATATAATTCCTTGAGTGGCTCACTACCTTATGAAACTGGAAATTTGAAGGTAGTAACACTATTGGATTTGTCAGGAAATCACCTTAATGGGAATATTCCAAGTTCCTTAGGAGGCTTGCAAAGTTTAGCAAAGCTTTCATTAGCACAAAATAAACTTCAGGGACCTGTTCCAGACTCTCTCAATCAGATGTTAAGCTTGGAATTTTTGGATCTATCCAATAATAATCTATCAGGTACAATACCAAAGTCCTTGGAGACACTTTTATATCTCAAATACATTAATCTTTCTTTCAACTACTTAAGAGGAGAAATTCCCTCTAGTGGTCCTTTCGAGAACTTCACATATGAATCATTCATGTTTAATGATGACTTGTGTGGCGCTCAGAGATTTCATGTTCCTCCATGTCCTTCTCCTCGGATTCACAAATCCAGTCAGAAGAAAGTATTTCATATGCTAGGCATTCTATCAGGTATTGCAGCAACAACAATTGCTCTTACAACTGCTGCAATTTTACTTTTAAGATGCAGAAGAAAGGATGGGATTTCAAGAAACACTGATTTGTTGCCCATGGGATTGCCAAAAATGATTTCATACTATGAACTTGTGCAAGCAACCAATGGTTATGATGAAAGCAATTTACTTGGCAAAGGGGGTTTTGGATCTAAATATAAGGGTATTTTGACGGATGGGACAGTTGTAGCTATGAAAGTTTTCACTTTACTAGCAGAAGTCACTTCCGGGAGTTTTGATACAGAGTGTGAAGTTCTACGCAACCTTCGCCATAGAAACCTAACCAAAGTGATTGGTAGCTGCTCTAACTTGGACTTTAAAGCCTTGGTGCTTGATTATAAGTCCAATGGGAGCCTTGAGAAATGGTTGTACTCCCACAACCATTGCCTGGATCTGCTGCAAAGGATAAGCATAATGATGGATGTTGCTTCCGCATTGGAATATCTCCATTTTGGTTATACAACACCAGTGGTTCACTGCGATCTGAAACCTAGGAACATATTGCTCGATGAAAGTATGGTTGCTCATGTGAGTGATTTTGGTATGGCAAAGTTTTTGGATGAAGAAAATAGTGTTCTGCATACCAAGACACTTGCAACGCTTGGATACTTGGCACCAg TTTTGATGGAAACCTTTTCAAGAATGAAGCCTAGTGATGAAATGTTCAAAGATGATTTGAGCCTGAAGAGTTGGATTGAAGAATCTCTGCCTAATGCAACAACTCAGGTTATAGATGCAAACTTACTGGGGTGGCAAGATGGGCATTTCAATGAGAAATTGGAGTGTATTTCAGTGATCTTCAAATTGGCTTTGAGTTGCTGTGTTGAATGCCCGTGA
- the LOC113729368 gene encoding U-box domain-containing protein 40-like — protein MVDPIIVSSDHSFERNCIDACKSLNFRPTLPDSSIPDFSTLIPNLALKSTVLSWCHFTLFTPSPKPFDFCSAHNLIRTLLLASRSQQNPNHQLSKFSSQETELTRTPSQVSASSKESVTAATVINKPTTPLPFTTRPYCCCSSSSSSDIESLCHSSSLEEDKFMTKLRNSQMFEQEEALLSLRKLTRTQEESRVNLYTACLLSAFRPLITSKYASVQVNSVTVVVNLSLESRSKIKILRSGIVPSRSGICVF, from the coding sequence ATGGTTGACCCTATTATTGTCTCCTCCGACCACTCCTTCGAGCGTAACTGCATCGATGCCTGCAAGTCCCTCAACTTCAGACCCACCCTCCCTGACAGCTCTATTCCCGATTTCTCCACCCTCATCCCTAACCTCGCCCTCAAGTCCACTGTTCTCAGTTGGTGCCATTTTACTCTCTTTACCCCTTCTCCCAAACCCTTCGATTTCTGCTCCGCTCATAACCTCATTCGTACCTTATTGCTCGCTTCCCGTTCCCAACAGAACCCTAATCATCAATTATCAAAGTTCTCTTCCCAAGAAACCGAGCTGACTCGGACGCCTAGTCAAGTTTCCGCCAGCTCCAAGGAATCCGTGACGGCCGCCACTGTCATCAACAAGCCCACCACTCCTTTACCTTTCACCACCCGCCCCTATTGTTGCTGCTCTTCTTCGTCCTCCTCGGATATTGAGTCCTTGTGTCACTCTAGCTCCCTCGAAGAAGACAAGTTCATGACCAAGCTCCGGAACTCTCAAATGTTCGAGCAAGAGGAGGCTCTGCTTTCCCTCCGGAAACTAACCCGGACCCAGGAGGAATCCCGGGTGAATCTCTACACTGCGTGTCTACTCTCGGCTTTCCGGCCTTTGATCACCTCCAAATATGCTTCTGTTCAGGTGAACTCAGTCACCGTTGTGGTGAACCTGTCCTTAGAGAGTCGAAGCAAGATAAAGATCTTGAGGTCAGGGATCGTCCCCAGTAGATCTGGGATTTGTGTTttctaa